Proteins encoded within one genomic window of Manis pentadactyla isolate mManPen7 chromosome 4, mManPen7.hap1, whole genome shotgun sequence:
- the MINK1 gene encoding misshapen-like kinase 1 isoform X3 translates to MGDPAPARSLDDIDLSALRDPAGIFELVEVVGNGTYGQVYKGRHVKTGQLAAIKVMDVTEDEEEEIKQEINMLKKYSHHRNIATYYGAFIKKSPPGNDDQLWLVMEFCGAGSVTDLVKNTKGNALKEDCIAYICREILRGLAHLHAHKVIHRDIKGQNVLLTENAEVKLVDFGVSAQLDRTVGRRNTFIGTPYWMAPEVIACDENPDATYDYRSDIWSLGITAIEMAEGAPPLCDMHPMRALFLIPRNPPPRLKSKKWSKKFIDFIDTCLIKTYLSRPPTEQLLKFPFIRDQPTERQVRIQLKDHIDRSRKKRGEKEETEYEYSGSEEEDDSHGEEGEPSSIMNVPGESTLRREFLRLQQENKSNSEALKQQLQQPPPRDPEAHIKHLLHQRQRRIEEQKEERRRVEEQQRREREQRKLQEKEQQRLEDMQALRREEERRQAEREQEYIRHRLEEEQRQLEILQQQLLQEQALLLEYKRKQLEEQRQSERLQRQLQQEHAYLKSLQQQQLPRPQPAPPGDRTPLPHCGRGAGKPAWAREVEERTRMNKQQNSPLAKTKPSSTGPEPLTPQASPGPPGPLSQTPPMQRPVEPQEGPHKSLVAHRVPLKPYAAPVPRSQSLQDQPTRNLAAFPASHDPDPAVPIPTATPSARGAVIRQNSDPTSEGPGPSPNTPAWVRPDNEAPPKVPQRTSSIATALNTSGAGGSRAAQAVRARPRSNSAWQIYLQRRAERGTPKPPGPPAQPPGPPNACSNPDLRRSDPGWERSDSVLPASHGHLPQAGSLERNHVAASSKLDSSPVLSPGNKAKPEDHRSRPGRPADFVLMKERTLDEAPRPPKKAMDYSSSSEDVESSEDEEEESNGEPSEGSRDTPGTRSDGDTDSVSTMVVHDVEEIAGTQTPYGGGTMVVQRTPEEERSLLHADSNGYTNLPDVVQPSHSPTESSKGQSPPLKDGGSDYQSRGLVKAPGKSSFTMFVDLGIYQPGGSGDTIPITALVGGEGSRLDQLQYDVRKGSVVNVNPTNTRAHSETPEIRKYKKRFNSEILCAALWGVNLLVGTENGLMLLDRSGQGKVYGLIGRRRFQQMDVLEGLNLLITISGKRNKLRVYYLSWLRNKILHNDPEVEKKQGWTTVGDMEGCGHYRVVKYERIKFLVIALKNSVEVYAWAPKPYHKFMAFKSFADLPHRPLLVDLTVEEGQRLKVIYGSSAGFHAVDVDSGNSYDIYIPVHIQSQITPHAIIFLPNTDGMEMLLCYEDEGVYVNTYGRIIKDVVLQWGEMPTSVAYICSNQIMGWGEKAIEIRSVETGHLDGVFMHKRAQRLKFLCERNDKVFFASVRSGGSSQVYFMTLNRNCIMNW, encoded by the exons GACCCTGCTGGAATATTTGAACTGGTGGAGGTGGTTGGCAATGGAACCTATGGACAGGTGTACAAG GGTCGGCATGTCAAGACTGGGCAGCTGGCTGCCATCAAGGTCATGGACGTCACGGAG GATGAGGAGGAAGAGATCAAACAGGAGATCAACATGTTGAAAAAATATTCTCACCACCGAAACATTGCCACTTACTACGGGGCCTTCATCAAGAAGAGCCCCCCTGGAAACGATGATCAGCTCTGG CTGGTGATGGAGTTCTGTGGTGCTGGCTCTGTGACGGATCTGGTAAAGAACACAAAAGGGAATGCCCTGAAAGAGGACTGTATTGCCTACATCTGCAGGGAGATTCTCCGG GGTCTGGCCCACCTCCATGCCCATAAGGTGATCCATCGGGACATCAAGGGGCAGAACGTGCTGTTGACAGAGAATGCCGAGGTCAAGCTAG TGGATTTTGGGGTGAGTGCTCAGCTGGACCGCACTGTGGGCAGGCGGAACACTTTCATCGGGACCCCCTACTGGATGGCCCCGGAAGTCATTGCCTGTGATGAGAACCCTGATGCCACCTACGATTACAGG AGTGACATTTGGTCTCTAGGAATCACAGCCATCGAGATGGCAGAGGGAGCCCCCC CTCTGTGTGATATGCACCCCATGAGAGCCCTCTTCCTCATCCCTCGAAACCCACCCCCCAGGCTCAAGTCCAAGAAATG GTCTAAGAAGTTCATTGACTTCATTGACACATGTCTCATCAAGACGTACCTGAGCCGCCCACCTACTGAGCAGCTGCTGAAGTTCCCCTTCATCCGCGACCAGCCCACAGAGCGGCAGGTCCGCATCCAGCTCAAGGACCACATCGACAGATCCCGGAAGAAGCGAGGCGAGAAAG AGGAGACAGAATATGAATACAGTGGCAGTGAAGAGGAAGATGACAGCCACGGAGAGGAAGGAGAGCCAAG CTCCATCATGAACGTGCCCGGCGAGTCCACCCTGCGTCGGGAGTTTCTCCGGCTCCAGCAGGAGAACAAGAGCAACTCTGAGGCCCTGAAGCAGCAGTTGCAGCAGCCGCCGCCGCGGGACCCCGAGGCTCACATCAAACACCTGCTGCACCAGCGGCAGCGCCGCATCGAGGAGCAGAAGGAGGAGCGGCGGCGCGTGGAGGAG CAACAACGGCGGGAGCGGGAGCAGCGGAAGTTGCAAGAGAAGGAGCAGCAGCGGCTGGAGGACATGCAGGCCCTgcggagggaggaggagaggcgGCAGGCTGAGCGCGAGCAG GAATATATTCGTCACAGGCTAGAGGAGGAGCAGCGGCAGCTCGAGATCCTTCAGCAACAGCTGCTCCAGGAACAGGCCCTGCTGCTG GAGTACAAGCGGAAGCAGCTGGAGGAGCAGCGGCAGTCGGAGCGGCTCCAGCGACAGCTGCAGCAGGAGCACGCCTACCTCAAGtccctgcagcagcagcagctcccGAGGCCGCAGCCGGCGCCGCCTGGGGACCGGACGCCCTTGCCCCACTGTGGCCGCGGCGCCGGCAAGCCGGCCTGGGCGCGCGAG GTGGAGGAACGAACGAGGATGAACAAGCAGCAGAACTCTCCCTTGGCCAAGACCAAGCCAAGCAGCACAGGACCAGAGCCCCTCACACCCCAGGCCTCCCCCGGGCCTCCAGGACCCCTTTCCCAAACTCCTCCTATGCAGAGGCCAGTGGAGCCGCAGGAGGGACCGCACAAG AGCCTGGTGGCACACCGGGTCCCACTGAAGCCATATGCAGCACCTGTACCCCGATCCCAGTCCCTGCAGGACCAGCCCACCCGAAACCTGGCTGCCTTCCCAGCCTCCCACGACCCTGACCCTGCAGTCCCCATACCCACTGCCACGCCCAGTGCCCGAGGAGCTGTCATCCGCCAGAATTCAGATCCCACCTCTGAAGGTCCTGGTCCCAGCCCCAACACCCCAGCCTGGGTCCGGCCAGATAATGAGGCCCCCCCGAAG GTGCCTCAGAGGACCTCATCTATTGCCACTGCCCTTAACACCAGTGGGGCCGGAGGGTCCCGGGCTGCTCAGGCTGTCCGTGCCAG ACCTCGCAGCAACTCCGCCTGGCAAATCTATCTGCAAAGGCGGGCAGAGCGGGGCACCCCCAAGCCTCCAGGGCCCCCTGCTCAGCCCCCTGGCCCGCCCAACGCCTGTAG TAACCCCGACCTCAGGAGGAGCGACCCTGGTTGGGAGCGATCGGACAGTGTCCTCCCAGCCTCTCACGGGCACCTCCCCCAGGCTGGCTCACTGGAGAGGAACCATGTGGCAG CCTCCTCCAAACTGGATAGCTCCCCCGTGCTCTCCCCTGGGAACAAAGCCAAGCCTGAAGACCACCGCTCACGGCCAGGCCGGCCTGCA GATTTTGTGTTGATGAAAGAGCGAACCCTGGATGAGGCCCCCCGGCCTCCCAAGAAGGCCATGGACTACTCATCGTCAAGTGAAGATGTGGAGAGCAgtgaggatgaggaggaggaaaGCAATGGCGAGCCTTCAGAGGGGAGCAGAGATACCCCTGGGACCCG CAGTGATGGAGACACGGACAGTGTCAGCACCATGGTGGTCCACGATGTGGAGGAGATAGCCGGGACCCAGACACCCTATGGGGGTGGCACCATGGTGGTCCAGCGT ACCCCCGAAGAGGAGCGGAGCCTGCTGCATGCTGATAGCAATGGCTACACAAACCTGCCAGATGTGGTCCAGCCTAGCCACTCGCCTACTGAGAGCAGCAAAGGTCAAAGCCCCCCCTTGAAGGATGGAGGCAGTGAC TACCAGTCTCGTGGGCTGGTAAAGGCCCCTGGCAAGAGCTCATTCACGATGTTTGTGGACCTAGGGATCTACCAGCCCGGAGGTAGTGGGGACACCATCCCCATCACAG CCCTAGTGGGTGGAGAGGGCAGTCGGCTCGATCAGCTACAGTATGATGTGCGGAAAGGCTCTGTGGTCAACGTGAACCCCACCAACACCCGGGCCCACAGTGAAACCCCTGAGATTCGGAAGTACAAGAAACGATTCAATTCTGAGATCCTGTGCGCAGCCCTTTGGG GCGTCAACCTGCTGGTGGGCACGGAGAACGGGCTGATGTTGCTGGACCGAAGCGGCCAGGGAAAGGTGTATGGACTCATTGGGCGGCGACGCTTCCAGCAAATGGATGTGCTGGAAGGACTCAACTTGCTCATCACTATCTCAG GGAAAAGGAACAAACTGCGGGTGTATTACCTGTCCTGGCTCCGGAACAAGATTCTGCATAATGACCCGGAAGTGGAGAAGAAGCAGGGATGGACCACCGTTGGGGACATGGAGGGCTGCGGGCACTACCGTGTTG TGAAATATGAACGCATTAAGTTCCTGGTCATTGCCCTGAAGAACTCGGTGGAGGTGTATGCGTGGGCCCCCAAACCCTACCACAAATTCATGGCCTTCAAG TCCTTCGCTGACCTCCCTCACCGCCCCCTGCTGGTCGACCTCACAGTAGAGGAGGGACAGCGGCTCAAGGTTATCTATGGCTCCAGTGCCGGCTTCCATGCTGTGGATGTCGACTCGGGGAACAGCTATGACATCTACATCCCTGTACAT ATCCAGAGCCAGATCACAcctcatgccatcatctttctCCCCAACACGGATGGCATGGAAATGTTGCTGTGCTATGAGGATGAAGGCGTCTACGTTAACACATATGGGCGGATCATTAAGGATGTGGTGCTGCAGTGGGGAGAGATGCCCACCTCTGTGG CCTACATCTGCTCCAACCAGATCATGGGCTGGGGTGAGAAAGCCATTGAGATCCGCTCTGTGGAGACAGGCCACCTGGACGGGGTCTTCATGCACAAACGAGCCCAGAGGCTCAAGTTCCTGTGTGAGCGCAATGACAAG GTGTTTTTTGCCTCAGTCCGCTCTGGGGGCAGCAGTCAAGTTTACTTCATGACTCTGAACCGTAACTGCATCATGAACTGGTGA
- the MINK1 gene encoding misshapen-like kinase 1 isoform X9, whose translation MGDPAPARSLDDIDLSALRDPAGIFELVEVVGNGTYGQVYKGRHVKTGQLAAIKVMDVTEDEEEEIKQEINMLKKYSHHRNIATYYGAFIKKSPPGNDDQLWLVMEFCGAGSVTDLVKNTKGNALKEDCIAYICREILRGLAHLHAHKVIHRDIKGQNVLLTENAEVKLVDFGVSAQLDRTVGRRNTFIGTPYWMAPEVIACDENPDATYDYRSDIWSLGITAIEMAEGAPPLCDMHPMRALFLIPRNPPPRLKSKKWSKKFIDFIDTCLIKTYLSRPPTEQLLKFPFIRDQPTERQVRIQLKDHIDRSRKKRGEKEETEYEYSGSEEEDDSHGEEGEPSSIMNVPGESTLRREFLRLQQENKSNSEALKQQLQQPPPRDPEAHIKHLLHQRQRRIEEQKEERRRVEEQQRREREQRKLQEKEQQRLEDMQALRREEERRQAEREQEYIRHRLEEEQRQLEILQQQLLQEQALLLEYKRKQLEEQRQSERLQRQLQQEHAYLKSLQQQQLPRPQPAPPGDRTPLPHCGRGAGKPAWAREVEERTRMNKQQNSPLAKTKPSSTGPEPLTPQASPGPPGPLSQTPPMQRPVEPQEGPHKSLVAHRVPLKPYAAPVPRSQSLQDQPTRNLAAFPASHDPDPAVPIPTATPSARGAVIRQNSDPTSEGPGPSPNTPAWVRPDNEAPPKVPQRTSSIATALNTSGAGGSRAAQAVRASNPDLRRSDPGWERSDSVLPASHGHLPQAGSLERNHVAASSKLDSSPVLSPGNKAKPEDHRSRPGRPASYKRAIGEDFVLMKERTLDEAPRPPKKAMDYSSSSEDVESSEDEEEESNGEPSEGSRDTPGTRSDGDTDSVSTMVVHDVEEIAGTQTPYGGGTMVVQRTPEEERSLLHADSNGYTNLPDVVQPSHSPTESSKGQSPPLKDGGSDYQSRGLVKAPGKSSFTMFVDLGIYQPGGSGDTIPITALVGGEGSRLDQLQYDVRKGSVVNVNPTNTRAHSETPEIRKYKKRFNSEILCAALWGVNLLVGTENGLMLLDRSGQGKVYGLIGRRRFQQMDVLEGLNLLITISGKRNKLRVYYLSWLRNKILHNDPEVEKKQGWTTVGDMEGCGHYRVVKYERIKFLVIALKNSVEVYAWAPKPYHKFMAFKSFADLPHRPLLVDLTVEEGQRLKVIYGSSAGFHAVDVDSGNSYDIYIPVHIQSQITPHAIIFLPNTDGMEMLLCYEDEGVYVNTYGRIIKDVVLQWGEMPTSVAYICSNQIMGWGEKAIEIRSVETGHLDGVFMHKRAQRLKFLCERNDKVFFASVRSGGSSQVYFMTLNRNCIMNW comes from the exons GACCCTGCTGGAATATTTGAACTGGTGGAGGTGGTTGGCAATGGAACCTATGGACAGGTGTACAAG GGTCGGCATGTCAAGACTGGGCAGCTGGCTGCCATCAAGGTCATGGACGTCACGGAG GATGAGGAGGAAGAGATCAAACAGGAGATCAACATGTTGAAAAAATATTCTCACCACCGAAACATTGCCACTTACTACGGGGCCTTCATCAAGAAGAGCCCCCCTGGAAACGATGATCAGCTCTGG CTGGTGATGGAGTTCTGTGGTGCTGGCTCTGTGACGGATCTGGTAAAGAACACAAAAGGGAATGCCCTGAAAGAGGACTGTATTGCCTACATCTGCAGGGAGATTCTCCGG GGTCTGGCCCACCTCCATGCCCATAAGGTGATCCATCGGGACATCAAGGGGCAGAACGTGCTGTTGACAGAGAATGCCGAGGTCAAGCTAG TGGATTTTGGGGTGAGTGCTCAGCTGGACCGCACTGTGGGCAGGCGGAACACTTTCATCGGGACCCCCTACTGGATGGCCCCGGAAGTCATTGCCTGTGATGAGAACCCTGATGCCACCTACGATTACAGG AGTGACATTTGGTCTCTAGGAATCACAGCCATCGAGATGGCAGAGGGAGCCCCCC CTCTGTGTGATATGCACCCCATGAGAGCCCTCTTCCTCATCCCTCGAAACCCACCCCCCAGGCTCAAGTCCAAGAAATG GTCTAAGAAGTTCATTGACTTCATTGACACATGTCTCATCAAGACGTACCTGAGCCGCCCACCTACTGAGCAGCTGCTGAAGTTCCCCTTCATCCGCGACCAGCCCACAGAGCGGCAGGTCCGCATCCAGCTCAAGGACCACATCGACAGATCCCGGAAGAAGCGAGGCGAGAAAG AGGAGACAGAATATGAATACAGTGGCAGTGAAGAGGAAGATGACAGCCACGGAGAGGAAGGAGAGCCAAG CTCCATCATGAACGTGCCCGGCGAGTCCACCCTGCGTCGGGAGTTTCTCCGGCTCCAGCAGGAGAACAAGAGCAACTCTGAGGCCCTGAAGCAGCAGTTGCAGCAGCCGCCGCCGCGGGACCCCGAGGCTCACATCAAACACCTGCTGCACCAGCGGCAGCGCCGCATCGAGGAGCAGAAGGAGGAGCGGCGGCGCGTGGAGGAG CAACAACGGCGGGAGCGGGAGCAGCGGAAGTTGCAAGAGAAGGAGCAGCAGCGGCTGGAGGACATGCAGGCCCTgcggagggaggaggagaggcgGCAGGCTGAGCGCGAGCAG GAATATATTCGTCACAGGCTAGAGGAGGAGCAGCGGCAGCTCGAGATCCTTCAGCAACAGCTGCTCCAGGAACAGGCCCTGCTGCTG GAGTACAAGCGGAAGCAGCTGGAGGAGCAGCGGCAGTCGGAGCGGCTCCAGCGACAGCTGCAGCAGGAGCACGCCTACCTCAAGtccctgcagcagcagcagctcccGAGGCCGCAGCCGGCGCCGCCTGGGGACCGGACGCCCTTGCCCCACTGTGGCCGCGGCGCCGGCAAGCCGGCCTGGGCGCGCGAG GTGGAGGAACGAACGAGGATGAACAAGCAGCAGAACTCTCCCTTGGCCAAGACCAAGCCAAGCAGCACAGGACCAGAGCCCCTCACACCCCAGGCCTCCCCCGGGCCTCCAGGACCCCTTTCCCAAACTCCTCCTATGCAGAGGCCAGTGGAGCCGCAGGAGGGACCGCACAAG AGCCTGGTGGCACACCGGGTCCCACTGAAGCCATATGCAGCACCTGTACCCCGATCCCAGTCCCTGCAGGACCAGCCCACCCGAAACCTGGCTGCCTTCCCAGCCTCCCACGACCCTGACCCTGCAGTCCCCATACCCACTGCCACGCCCAGTGCCCGAGGAGCTGTCATCCGCCAGAATTCAGATCCCACCTCTGAAGGTCCTGGTCCCAGCCCCAACACCCCAGCCTGGGTCCGGCCAGATAATGAGGCCCCCCCGAAG GTGCCTCAGAGGACCTCATCTATTGCCACTGCCCTTAACACCAGTGGGGCCGGAGGGTCCCGGGCTGCTCAGGCTGTCCGTGCCAG TAACCCCGACCTCAGGAGGAGCGACCCTGGTTGGGAGCGATCGGACAGTGTCCTCCCAGCCTCTCACGGGCACCTCCCCCAGGCTGGCTCACTGGAGAGGAACCATGTGGCAG CCTCCTCCAAACTGGATAGCTCCCCCGTGCTCTCCCCTGGGAACAAAGCCAAGCCTGAAGACCACCGCTCACGGCCAGGCCGGCCTGCA AGCTATAAGCGAGCCATTGGTGAG GATTTTGTGTTGATGAAAGAGCGAACCCTGGATGAGGCCCCCCGGCCTCCCAAGAAGGCCATGGACTACTCATCGTCAAGTGAAGATGTGGAGAGCAgtgaggatgaggaggaggaaaGCAATGGCGAGCCTTCAGAGGGGAGCAGAGATACCCCTGGGACCCG CAGTGATGGAGACACGGACAGTGTCAGCACCATGGTGGTCCACGATGTGGAGGAGATAGCCGGGACCCAGACACCCTATGGGGGTGGCACCATGGTGGTCCAGCGT ACCCCCGAAGAGGAGCGGAGCCTGCTGCATGCTGATAGCAATGGCTACACAAACCTGCCAGATGTGGTCCAGCCTAGCCACTCGCCTACTGAGAGCAGCAAAGGTCAAAGCCCCCCCTTGAAGGATGGAGGCAGTGAC TACCAGTCTCGTGGGCTGGTAAAGGCCCCTGGCAAGAGCTCATTCACGATGTTTGTGGACCTAGGGATCTACCAGCCCGGAGGTAGTGGGGACACCATCCCCATCACAG CCCTAGTGGGTGGAGAGGGCAGTCGGCTCGATCAGCTACAGTATGATGTGCGGAAAGGCTCTGTGGTCAACGTGAACCCCACCAACACCCGGGCCCACAGTGAAACCCCTGAGATTCGGAAGTACAAGAAACGATTCAATTCTGAGATCCTGTGCGCAGCCCTTTGGG GCGTCAACCTGCTGGTGGGCACGGAGAACGGGCTGATGTTGCTGGACCGAAGCGGCCAGGGAAAGGTGTATGGACTCATTGGGCGGCGACGCTTCCAGCAAATGGATGTGCTGGAAGGACTCAACTTGCTCATCACTATCTCAG GGAAAAGGAACAAACTGCGGGTGTATTACCTGTCCTGGCTCCGGAACAAGATTCTGCATAATGACCCGGAAGTGGAGAAGAAGCAGGGATGGACCACCGTTGGGGACATGGAGGGCTGCGGGCACTACCGTGTTG TGAAATATGAACGCATTAAGTTCCTGGTCATTGCCCTGAAGAACTCGGTGGAGGTGTATGCGTGGGCCCCCAAACCCTACCACAAATTCATGGCCTTCAAG TCCTTCGCTGACCTCCCTCACCGCCCCCTGCTGGTCGACCTCACAGTAGAGGAGGGACAGCGGCTCAAGGTTATCTATGGCTCCAGTGCCGGCTTCCATGCTGTGGATGTCGACTCGGGGAACAGCTATGACATCTACATCCCTGTACAT ATCCAGAGCCAGATCACAcctcatgccatcatctttctCCCCAACACGGATGGCATGGAAATGTTGCTGTGCTATGAGGATGAAGGCGTCTACGTTAACACATATGGGCGGATCATTAAGGATGTGGTGCTGCAGTGGGGAGAGATGCCCACCTCTGTGG CCTACATCTGCTCCAACCAGATCATGGGCTGGGGTGAGAAAGCCATTGAGATCCGCTCTGTGGAGACAGGCCACCTGGACGGGGTCTTCATGCACAAACGAGCCCAGAGGCTCAAGTTCCTGTGTGAGCGCAATGACAAG GTGTTTTTTGCCTCAGTCCGCTCTGGGGGCAGCAGTCAAGTTTACTTCATGACTCTGAACCGTAACTGCATCATGAACTGGTGA